The following nucleotide sequence is from Mesotoga sp. UBA6090.
AATCAATACGGACGAAGTCAAAAACATGCAAACAAACAACATAAGTATCAACCATACCCTTCTCATGAGTTCCTCCAACTTGATCTGCTAAGTATAGTTTGCCATTCATGAGGGCTAAAATCAACATGCAACATGCGATTCTCGAAAAAAACATGCCTTTGACAAATGAGATCGAGATAAGATGAGAAAAAGCATTGTCGAGACGTTCGCTGCGCTCACGAGAAAGCGAGAGAAAAGCCAGTCACGTTCGGTGGCCAGTCAGGCTTCGCCTGGCCAGTCTTTGCTTCGCAAAGGCCAGTTCCGCTTCGCGGGGAAAGAGCCGCTTGGCTAGAAAACGCTCATCGCTGTACGCTGCTAAGAACCGCTGATCGCTGGAAGAGTCGCTTGCTAGGAAACGCTGGTCGCTGAACGCTGTGAAAAAACCGTCCTTCGTTGCCCGTCCAAGATCATGGTTCCGTCCTTCGCCAAGACCAAAGCCCAGATCCTGACCAGAACCATTGTTAGGATGACGTGAAGGGGTTGGCATCCCGTTGAGCCTGCCCCAAAGTGCCTCTGTTCGGGGGGTCTGCACGGGATCTCCTTCTTCTCGTCGTTTCTCTATTCTTGTGCACTCCTCGTTTCGTCTATGGACCGAGATCCTGACCAGGAGCATTGTCAGGATGACGTGAAGGGTCTGTCATCCCGTAGTGTTCCTGCACGGGATCTCATCTCTTCTGTCTTGCTCTCTCTCTTCTTCTCACACTCCTTAACCAAGAACGAAGAACCTGGACACGAAGCGTCGGAACAAAGAATTGCTCTTTCCAAGAACAGTTCCTAAGGCTCTTGCCAGACCCTAGACCCCACAACCCTAGACCCGGCTCATACGCTCTCTCTCTCTTTTCGGAGGACGGTGGACCGTTGACGGTTGACTTTGTTCTTAATGCCCTTGCTCTTCCAAGCGTTCAGCGTCTCTTGGCAAGCGACCAGCGGATCTTTGGACGGAGAACCTTGTCTAATGTGACTAGCCTGAGTTAGCAGATTGGCTACTTTTTGCCTTCTGCTTTGGCCTGTGAGAGGGCTTCCCCCTCTTCGGGCGAACAGCCGTTCGCCCCTACAAGAACAAGATGATTCTGAATGGGATGACAGATGAAGAAGATCGGCCTGCGTAGCAGACTGGCTTTGAGGATCTTTCCCCGCGAAGCGGGCCTTGCGTCCACTGATGCTCTTCAGTGCATTGCGTCCCGCCGCAGGCGGCATTCCGTCTAATGTTTTATTCTTCCTCGCGCAGCGAGCCTTACTTCCCCGGATGTTCTTCCCAGCATCACTTCTGCTCTTGCCAGACCCTAGACCCCATACCCCAGACCCGGTTCTCGGAGATCACGAAGGAAGCCCTCGTTGCATGAAAGCACTAGACAATTGCCGAGAGGTCTGTCAAGAACTCTGCTATTTCATCCGACATTGAGTCGAAAAACTGGGCTGGACTACAATCCGCGGAGACTTCACCGTTCTTCAAGAAGATTACACGATTGGCAATATGCTTTGCAAATTCAACTTCGTGCGTGACAATAATCATGGTCCTGCCTTCCGAGGAAAGCCGTCTGATTACCCTCATGACCTCACCGACGAGTGACGGATCGAGAGCAGAAGTAGGTTCGTCCAGGAGTACGATATCGGGATTCATGACTAGCGCTCTGGCAATGCCCACTCTCTGCTGTTGGCCTCCTGAAAGCTGCGATGGGTGATTGTTAAGCTTGTCGGCGAGCCCGACTTGACTCAACTGAACCTCGGCTGCCTTTCTGGCATCGGCCCAACTCATGTTTTTAACTTTGACAAGAGGCAGCGCAACATTGTCGATGATTTTGAGGTGGCTTATCAAATTGAATCTCTGAAATACGAATCCAACTCTTGACCTGAAGGCCCTTATTGAATGCTTCGTTCGCTGCACCTGACTACCCTTAAAGAATACCTCGCCCTTGTCGGGAGTGATTAGATTGTTGATACAGCGGAGGAGAGTTGTCTTTCCTGCACCGGAAGCGCCGAGTACGGCAATCACGTCTCCCT
It contains:
- a CDS encoding amino acid ABC transporter ATP-binding protein gives rise to the protein MKERKVILKLSNLTKSFDTQVVLKDVSFEVKEGDVIAVLGASGAGKTTLLRCINNLITPDKGEVFFKGSQVQRTKHSIRAFRSRVGFVFQRFNLISHLKIIDNVALPLVKVKNMSWADARKAAEVQLSQVGLADKLNNHPSQLSGGQQQRVGIARALVMNPDIVLLDEPTSALDPSLVGEVMRVIRRLSSEGRTMIIVTHEVEFAKHIANRVIFLKNGEVSADCSPAQFFDSMSDEIAEFLTDLSAIV